Within Sorangiineae bacterium MSr11367, the genomic segment AGGGGAACGTCGTTGATGCTCGCCTCGCGGCGGCGCATCAAACCGTTCGAGTCGAACTCCCATTGTTCGTTGCCGTGGGCTCGAAACCAGTTTTCCGAATCGTCTCGCCACTCGTACTGAAAGCGTACGGAAATGCGGTCGCCGTGGAAGGCCCAGAGCTCTTTCACCAGGCGATACTCCTGCTCCTTGGCCCATTTGCGGCCGAGGAACTCCACGATCGCGCGGCGGCCGGTGAAGAACTCGGACCGATTCCGCCAGCGGCTATCTTCGGTGTACGCGAGCGCGACACGCTCGGGATCTCTCGAGTTCCACGCGTCTTCGGCCAGGCGGACTTTCTGGACGGCGGTCTCGAGGGAAAACGGAGGAACCGGCGGGCGAAGAACGGACATGTACCAATCGTTACACACTTTACCGATTGGTACAAACCGTTTCGAGTTCGAGGCGGCCGTTCCCCTTCGCTCCTGGGGCCATGTGGGCGGATGCCCTGCCCCCGCCTCGGAAAGTATTGCGCGCTCGTATTCCGAATACCAGACTGGACACTACCTGGGAGTGTGCGAAGGTATTGGAATGCGGAAACGCATCGTCATGGCCACGCTTTCGTTCGCCGCCGGCTGCTGCATTGCAGCAGGGTGCGGGCTCGACGAAGCCGGATTTTTCATGGCACCGGATGGATCGACCGCCGAGCCGCTCGCCGACACCGGTACGACGAATCCCATCGCCGACAGCGGCGGCGATGCGCGCGAAGACGCATCGAGCAGCCGTGACGCAGGATCGTGCGCCGCCTGCCCACCGCAAACGGTATGCGTGGCCAATGCGTGCGATGCCACACGCCGCGTTTTCCTCTCGAGCACCCAGTCGAATGCAGCCCTCGGAGGACCGAACGGCGCCGACACGACGTGCCAGAATCTTGCAGACGCGATGAAACTAGGCGGTATCTGGCGGGCATGGCTCTCCGACCAGGCCAACTCACCGGCCGTTCGTTTCACACGGGCAACCGTTCCCTATCGGCTACTCGACGGAACGCTCATTGCGAACAATTGGAACGATCTCACCGATGGCGCGTTGGACCACGGAATCGATCGCGACGAAAAAGGCATTTTCGTGAACGAGGCCGAAGTATGGACCGGTACGACGGTATCGGGCGCCGCCTCCGGCGACCATTGCAGTGGATTCACCACCGCGAGCAGGGTGGGCGACCCTGCAACCGTGGGGCTTACCTCACTGCTCGCAAACTGGACTTCCCGGTATACGCAATATTGCGATCGCACCAACGTGCGCATTTACTGCTTCGAGCAATGACATCGGGCGGCGCGTCCAGCTACCGCGCCGCGGACTCGTGGTGTCGACGGCGAAAAACACCGTTGCGTGGCCCAACGGACGGGGCGCGCCATCCACCGTTCTTTCGCCACTATTCGGACGAATTCTCCTTCGCACGCAGCGCGTTCGGCTTTCCATCGTGGGGCCCCTGCGCTCGCGCCGGAGCAGCATCCCACCAGTGGCTCCACGGCATGTCGTCCCTCCGCTGCGGATGCAGCGGATAGAGGATGCGATTGTCGGATTTGCTCGCCTCGCCGCCGACGAGGAGCGTCGCTTCGGCGGGGCCGTCGTTGAGGAACGTGTGGCAAATTCCCGTCCCCGACGGAAAGGCCGCGAGATCGCCTGCGCGCATGCGATGAAGATCGCCATCGATCCAGGCGTCGACCTCGCCCTGGAGCACGTAGACGAATTCTTCTTCTTGCGACTCCGCATGAGGCCACGAGATGCGATAGCCCGGCGGAACCCGTTGAAGGTGCAGCCCGATCTTGAGCAGCCCTGCCGCACGTCCCATGGCGCGCGACGGTGCCATGGGCTCGTCGCTCCGGGGATAGCGATGGGTCTC encodes:
- a CDS encoding nuclear transport factor 2 family protein: MSVLRPPVPPFSLETAVQKVRLAEDAWNSRDPERVALAYTEDSRWRNRSEFFTGRRAIVEFLGRKWAKEQEYRLVKELWAFHGDRISVRFQYEWRDDSENWFRAHGNEQWEFDSNGLMRRREASINDVPLRAADRKFTWPLGPRPVDFPGLTELGL
- a CDS encoding DUF1554 domain-containing protein is translated as MRKRIVMATLSFAAGCCIAAGCGLDEAGFFMAPDGSTAEPLADTGTTNPIADSGGDAREDASSSRDAGSCAACPPQTVCVANACDATRRVFLSSTQSNAALGGPNGADTTCQNLADAMKLGGIWRAWLSDQANSPAVRFTRATVPYRLLDGTLIANNWNDLTDGALDHGIDRDEKGIFVNEAEVWTGTTVSGAASGDHCSGFTTASRVGDPATVGLTSLLANWTSRYTQYCDRTNVRIYCFEQ
- a CDS encoding cupin domain-containing protein; translated protein: MSSAIRRPPFIISAADVPEETHRYPRSDEPMAPSRAMGRAAGLLKIGLHLQRVPPGYRISWPHAESQEEEFVYVLQGEVDAWIDGDLHRMRAGDLAAFPSGTGICHTFLNDGPAEATLLVGGEASKSDNRILYPLHPQRRDDMPWSHWWDAAPARAQGPHDGKPNALRAKENSSE